In Gemmatimonadales bacterium, the following are encoded in one genomic region:
- a CDS encoding isocitrate/isopropylmalate family dehydrogenase yields MAYDVTLIPGDGIGPEITAATLQVLAATGVAFNWDQQFGGMAAVERAGDPLPEATLDSIRRTRIALKGPLTTPVGGGFRSINVALRKEFQLYANVRPAKTIIPGGRYDGIDIVLVRENLEGLYIGQERWVERNGDPQGQAESVAVVTRDGAERVIRYAFEYAVKHERRKVTLVHKANILKHTSGLFLAVGREIARTYEGRVAVNELIIDNCAMQLVMRPEQFDVIVTTNLFGDILSDEISGLVGGLGLAPGGNIGEHGAIFEAVHGSAPDIAGQGVANPSALILAAAMMLDHLGETAAGDRVRRAIVATIVADRVRTVDLGGAATTEEFGNAVARRVA; encoded by the coding sequence ATGGCCTACGACGTCACGCTGATCCCGGGCGACGGGATCGGTCCCGAGATCACCGCCGCCACACTGCAGGTGCTGGCCGCCACCGGGGTCGCATTCAACTGGGACCAGCAGTTCGGCGGAATGGCCGCAGTCGAGCGCGCCGGCGATCCGCTGCCGGAAGCCACCCTCGACAGCATTCGCCGCACCCGCATTGCGCTCAAGGGACCGCTGACGACGCCGGTTGGCGGCGGGTTCCGGTCGATCAACGTGGCGCTGCGGAAGGAATTCCAGCTCTACGCCAACGTCCGCCCGGCCAAGACGATCATTCCGGGTGGACGGTACGACGGCATCGACATCGTGCTGGTGCGCGAGAACCTCGAAGGACTGTATATCGGGCAGGAACGCTGGGTCGAACGCAACGGCGACCCGCAGGGCCAGGCGGAATCGGTTGCGGTGGTGACGCGCGATGGCGCCGAGCGGGTGATCCGGTACGCCTTCGAATACGCGGTGAAGCACGAGCGGCGCAAGGTCACGCTGGTGCACAAGGCGAATATCCTCAAGCACACGTCGGGACTGTTTCTCGCCGTCGGCCGCGAAATCGCGCGGACGTACGAGGGGCGTGTCGCGGTCAACGAACTGATCATCGACAACTGCGCCATGCAGCTGGTGATGCGTCCGGAGCAGTTTGACGTGATCGTGACGACGAATCTCTTCGGCGACATCCTGAGCGACGAGATTTCAGGACTCGTCGGCGGACTGGGGCTCGCACCCGGCGGCAACATCGGCGAGCACGGTGCGATCTTCGAGGCGGTCCACGGATCGGCGCCCGACATTGCGGGGCAGGGAGTCGCCAATCCGTCCGCGCTGATTCTCGCGGCGGCGATGATGCTCGATCATCTCGGCGAGACTGCCGCTGGCGACCGCGTGCGGCGTGCGATCGTGGCGACGATCGTGGCCGACAGGGTGC